In Glycine max cultivar Williams 82 chromosome 4, Glycine_max_v4.0, whole genome shotgun sequence, the genomic stretch aaaatgtcattttgaaCCAACCAGAAAGGCTATACAATTCCTACTTTTAAGGaatatttcaaattcttttacACTTATTGGGTTTTTAAGTCATTTTTCCTTCagtttttttcccctttaaaAATAGACTTGCAACCACCATGATGTCAttgaataatttaacaaaattaagcaTTTTTTCTTATAACTGCACTGCTGGTATCTCTTCTGGTATAGCAAATATTCCACATAACACTTGAAGTAATTATGTCCCTTTCTAACTGATTTGCCATTTATGTTTTGTAAGCTCAGTTCAGTTATTAGTTCATTAGTTATTAATACATTGGCATGAAGAATTATAATGACATTATTTTACCTTCTTTCTGCTGAAAATTCTTAGGGTTACAGTCTCTAGTACactttattattcatttatcaTTTGCTGAGAAGAGCAATGTACTCATaaattattttgcatttttttattgttattattagatTCTTGTGTCATtgccatttttttaattcactaatAAACTATATTTGTTTGTATATTATCAACTAAAACAGCGTAGCagtattttcttatctttagtTATTATAGGAGAAAAATATGTTGACATGGTGTTTAGGTGCTGTAAGATCAAATAATTCCTTGACTGAATGGCAGGTTGAATTGGCATCCTCTAATTCCTCCTCTGTTGGAGATATTTCATCACCTGCTGCATATGATTATATTTTGACCCAAGGAAGGGCATGGGCAATTTCTATCACACAGAAAAGTACAAGAAATGAAGAGATTTCTAGAGCATTTATAAGCAATGGAGGTGGAATGGATAATAACCTTCTTTATCGGTTTGCATCTCTGACCCTCAAGCATAGCTTCATCATGTTATTGTGCTTTAAATAGTCTTGGACACttgtcaattttcttttttttttgttaaaatgaggCAAAAGGTATCATTGTCGTCTATTCTGatattttcctaattttttGTCTATTGACATGAGTAGATATGTTGCTTGAACCGCAACATTCATAACTTTGTTTATGTGTTTGCATGTCTGACCCCTCAATCATAACTTCATCACACAATTGTGCTTTAACAGTCTTGGACACTggtcaattttcttttcaattttttgttgttaaaattAGGGGTTAGGTATgctttcatatttatttttattttttggcataGAGTAGATATGTTGCTTGAACTGCAACATTCATAATTTTGTTTAGACTTACCTGTTGGAAAAGGAAATGCTAATGGACATTGAATGTCTACTGCATTATAGTTCATCCACTCATGGAAGAGGCCTTGGCAGATTTTGGTCTCATGTTGAAGGTTACAAAGGTCCTTTGTTAATTTTGATAGCTGCAAGTTCAGGAGATGCTCACGAGGGAAATTCCATTGATAGGAAATGGGTTATAGGTGCCTTAACAGATCAAGGTCTTGAAAATAAAGATATCTTCTATGGAAACTCTGGATGTTTATATTCTATTGACCCAGTGTTTCATGTGTTTCCACCAACTGGTAGGTAGTAGAGGTGACAATGTTCCTTTTCCTGTTCTCTCTCTTCTTGTGGGGCTGAGATTGGATTTTGTGAAACCCTGAAATCAATCATGTATGTTACTATTGACAGGTAAGGAAAAGAATTTTGTTTATAGCCACTTGCATCCTACTGGTAAAGTATACCAACCGCATCCAAAGCCGGTTGGAGTTGCATTTGGAGGAACTCCAGGAAATGAGAGAATATTTATTGATGAAGATTTTGCAAAAGTGACTGTTCGCCATCATGCTATTGACAAAACTTACCGGAGTGGATCTCTCTTTCCAGATCAGGTATAAACCTATTGCTGAAAATACTCagtgaatattgaacttgtAACCCTGAACTGATTAGTGCATGCATAAAAAATTGCTGATCCTGTAGGTTCTCTGATGGAAACCTTTTTAAATCATTATAAAAGTCTGTAATTTTCCAGAGAACTCTTCCATGCTGGGTGTGATATTTCCTGTCATTATTTCAAGATAATGCATTCAATATTTGGCTGATGTTAAAAACATTAGAAACAGAGAGTTTTGTTTAGAAGTATCATGGCCATAGACCAATAACATACTACATACTGCACTTGTCTCCATTTTTCTGAGCTGTTGTTGGCTTATGTTTCAGGGTTTCCTTCCTGTCGAGGGTCTGATTTCTGAAGTTGAAGTTTGGGGACTTGGTGGGAAAGTAGCAAAGGAAGTGCAGAACTCTTACAAGAAGAGAGAAGAGCTTTTCACTGAGCAAAGAAGAAAAGTACCCTACCTTGTCCTGTTCTCCGATTAGTCATTACAaatattaacttttgataaatcAAAGAACAgcaataacatttttttgtcattCTATTGTTTAGGTTGACTTGAAGACATTTGCGAGTTGGGAGGATTCACCTGAGAAAATGATGATGGACATGATGTCTGATCCAAATGCTGTACGAAAGGAAGACCGCTGAGTTGGATCATCTCTAGTGTTGCATTGCTTAGTGCAATACTTAACAGGCATAAGCGTGGAATATATTTCATGCTTTATATTATGTTTTGTCATTACTTTTCAGGCTCGTGATCCTTAAGTAGCCGTACATACtacaaaaaatgtatatattaacaaatatatCGCTTAATGCACTATACGGGGTTTGTGTATGTTTGCTGTAAAAAATTGTCCTCAAATGTGATCAAGGCATCGCATTAGGAATGGCATCCCTCTTTCTCATCGTTCCACACCATTATGTGCATTCATTATAAGAGAAACAAGAAACATGTCAACCAGAAATCATCGAGCGAGATAGCAGCCTTGTGTTCAGTGCAGTATATTAATAAGTGGAAAGCTTAGGTGTACCGTCATTGTTATTCACCTCACCATTCGTGCTGGTGTATTACCTTCACTTAAAACAACGTACTCGTCTACACGTTATATATGATTTACATGTTTGCGtgcaacaatttttcattttattagtaTCGGCATGTTTTTGTCCATATATATAAATCTGAGGCAGCAGATGAGGATGACATATTGACATTGCGTTTGCGTGACAAAGACTTAAACCATTTTTTAATATCCTCTTGAATCATTGGTTTAATGGCTGGCAAAGACACCAACAACGTGTATTAGGAGCGTCGGCACACAAACGAAGTTTGACAAATAATTGGGTTCCTTAACATCTTGTTTATTTACGTAGAAATAAGATACAGTGAATTAGAGAGAATAacataagatttttcttttctttttattaatcaaatgaaagggaagagaggaatccTTTGTAGGTCTTGCATGGAAATGTCTTCCATCCTTCGCAATTCGCATGGAATTGGTTCCGTCtttaggctaaaataatttttattttatttttttgaaaaatattaaaaaattaatttttaattgatatataaATCATGTAATTCTTTTCCACATCTCCTATTTATTTTCATCTAAACAATACATTTTTACATCctatttgtcttttattttttatctgttattttttttgttttctctctatttCAGGCTTAATCCAAACAAAGGTTAAAAACATCATGTTAAGAGTTTAATTTCACAACCTGACCTAACATGGGGAATATATGGTTTAAAAAACAGTAACAATAGAGGGTGTTTGCCTTGACATCTTATACgtgcattaaaattaaaaaccatgTAAAGAAAGATCAAAATATGGGGAAGCAACAAATGATAGCCTCTCTCATACCGTCATCCGTGGATCAAGTTGGATGTGATGAGTTATCAATCACACCCTAAAATAGAGGGTGGGATCTGAGGTCTGAACACAACTTCTCTCACATTTAAGATCACTAAGTCATTTGAAAAGGCGGTTACTAGTGGAactggaattaaaaaaaataaattccaaaGCTGCTGAATTTGCAGGCAGTGTCAAGAAAGAACTCATAGATTATATCCCCATAAGTAACGCACTTATCCAATGTtcagaaaggagagaaatcaaAGATGGGAAAGAAACGGAAATGGCATTAACTTTTACAGATGAATTTGATAGTTTTGAAGATAACTACCATGGAAAGATCGTGAACACTTCAAATCCTGGTATAGTTATCATGTTCCCATCAGTTTTCTTTGTAGAAAGCTATGCCAATAAAATTCATCAAAGGAGAGGCGCTCCACTGTGATAGGGTGCAAaaactttataaataattagatttCCACATGAAATTGAGCAGATatgttaaaaatgtaaaatagaaAATGTGCAAAACCTGGATTTAAGCGTAGTAGCCTTGAACAAATATCAAGACAGTCAGGATCCAATCCTGAAAGAATCAGTTGAGAAAATGGAAGACAGGTGCAGGATCTGATGTTTCTCAACACCTGAAATCAGCATTTTTCATTAGCATTGATCACAGacagacattttttttaatattagcaGTTCAAAGTTATGGTGCTACCTGAACATTATTTCTGCCATTAAAAGGTGGGTAGCCATTTAGAAGCTCAAAAAGAATGGCCCCAACACTCCACATGTCTGCCTATATTAATTAAGTAAATTTCAGTAAAACCAGTTGATTAATGTAGAAAGTAAGAAGAGTTGATACCTTGTCATCATATCTCTGGAACTGAAGAACTTCTGGAGCCATATATAATGGAGAACCGCAAACTGTCTCAGCATATTCACCAGGACATACAGTCCTTCACATAGTCAGAGTAATAAATGAAAaacgaaataaataaattgtcttCCTCTCAATATTCATTCCCCTAAACCAACAACTACCTTGAGAGACCAAAATCAGCTATCTTTAGCACTGCTTCAACCCCGTGGCTTGATAGCAAAATGTTCTGATTCAACAACAATAGCACCAAAGCAAACAAGATTTTGCTACTTGTCTCAATTCTCAAAATGATAGTTACTACTAATAGATTTTCaataagagaagagaaaggTTTCTCATGCAACTTGGGCAAGCCGTTATGGGAAATGGGCTGcaattttccctttttcttgtttgcccTTAATGGACTTACCTGAAATCATTTTGAGTTTTGACGCCAGTTTAAAGTAGAATATTTACAACAGTGCTTTTTAGCAAAATCTCTTGTATGAAATTTGTTACAAATGCCTCACAACCAACCATGGTCGTATAGGAAAAATAGTAGAATCTAAAAAGTAAATGGGTAACTAACAAACACAACAACTTATTTTACTTCTAACTATCTGTAAGTTGTTTCATAGAAACGCATTCCTAGCAATTAGCATTTTTCAAAGATTTAAGAGGCAAGGTAGTCTTTAGTTCTGAACTACTCCTAAGTTTGCATTGCTGCTACTTGcagaataacaaaaataaagggCCTGCTCAacagaaaaatacaaaatttaaatctaaAGTTACCTTAACTTACAAATTCAAAACTCTAAGCAAAAGCACACGAGCTAAATTTTTAACTTAACTTGAGTTTCCTTGTCTTCTTTTATTCTAGTGAGAGACTAGACAGGAACTAATAGGACTCAGTATTTAGTATTTACCCAGAGATGAAATTAATTACTTTGAAACAATGCTCTTCAGTCTTCAATAAATGCCACTGTATGAGGCAATTTGCATTAAAGCGGTGACATAAACTAGTGAAGCTTTCCATTTTCAAAAGTTTACTGAACTCAATTCTATGTCCggaaaacatatataatattccTACCTCTGGTTTCAAGTCTCTGTGAATAATGTCATGCGAGTGTAATACTTTTAGACCAGACCCTGCATCACACAATTCAGTTTACACTAATTGCCATCAAAAGTAGTATTACAACAcaacagaaaaaacaaataaaagttacCAAGCTGCTGCATGAATTTTCTGGCTATTTGTTGCTGAACTCTCCCATGATTCTGAATATAAGAAGCAAGATTCCCTCCAGCACAAAACTCCAGGACCAGGTACACACATCCATCATCCTAaccacaaaacaaaaacaactaacGTGTAACTATACAAGGTGGAAATCAACCCCCCAACCCCAAAGAAACaaagttataatttttcaaacacATTCCATTTCAAGATCAAAATTAACAAAGAGGGTGGGAAAAATAAAACGGAAAACCATCTACCATGGCAATGAAAATGGGAAATAAgcgaaatgaaaggaaaaagaggagAGAACctggaagaagtgaagaaggcGAATAATATTGGGGTGGTTAACGGAGGACAAGAAATTGATCTCGCAATCCAAACATGCCTTGAGGCGAGGGTTGAGTTTGGAGAGGAAGACCTGCTTCACCGCCACGTCAACGCCGGTTGGTGGTCTCTGCTCCGCTCTCCACACGGCGGAGAATGAACCCTCTCCGATTTTGGATTTCAAAAGGTAACAGTGATTTCTCACTCCCACCACCCTCCTCGGCAATTTGCCTTCGCATTCCATTCCGTTGAGTCCAACATATTTCACTGTGAATTTGTGACCCTCGTTGTTTTCTTCTCTATTcgccatttctaaaaaaaaaatagctggTTTTGTCTCGGTCTAATGTTTTTATAGCTTCCATGTTGTGCTGTCCGTCTCTTTGAAATACATGTGGTCGTCACAATTCAACCACTAGGATCGCAAGTAGAACTCGACCAATTAGCAGAAGATAAAAATTGTTCGTGGGACATGAATGACTTTCATATTTTGCATCGGTTATACATTCCACCGATGAAAAAAGTGATTGAtgtattgattttaattataattgatgtaCATTGTACACCTTCTATGCATTCACAAAGACTCTAACTCTAATTTTTATATCTCACAAGGATCTGAAAATTATTCaacataatgtaaaataataaaatttaacaatcaacaaaattatattttcaatcaatctcaCATTTTAAtctgataaaaaagaaagtaaaatgagataataattttaatctacTCATAGAATTAACATAAgataatatacaaaaaaattactacataactatataaagtttatttttaaatttttttacatcccTTCTAGTTTTAGCTTTGGATAGtcacacatttatttttattgattttgattcttataaGCGTTATTTTGTCATTATTTAATAATGATATATGTATTTAACTATGTCACGTTGATAATTACTTCTAAGTTGTATATAATATGAtgtgttttaatgtttttttgtttgtgtgcgTTG encodes the following:
- the LOC100786867 gene encoding uncharacterized protein, which translates into the protein MGASTSAEPRVSAEQKEAEAVTASTGALPLLQKAFSKLANPETNAVPLENLQQCFSFGREGRSYSGSNVPDSFPVLLDHLASSLVDQFFVPDKEGIIWVEFVRGYNKCCARVSASVSLNMLMRVFAAISQSANVPLHLEFESGDDDCKVNGHVLPSNVFLLLALCWVMSWGGSRKLKGEGNLSLPDLNHLVLSVIASCGEVEGGLNVWDCDISSLEVQLPAGKFVTWVMSTVPCLPDCLRQYFHARLLIAASDGVELASSNSSSVGDISSPAAYDYILTQGRAWAISITQKSTRNEEISRAFISNGGGMDNNLLYRSSTHGRGLGRFWSHVEGYKGPLLILIAASSGDAHEGNSIDRKWVIGALTDQGLENKDIFYGNSGCLYSIDPVFHVFPPTGKEKNFVYSHLHPTGKVYQPHPKPVGVAFGGTPGNERIFIDEDFAKVTVRHHAIDKTYRSGSLFPDQGFLPVEGLISEVEVWGLGGKVAKEVQNSYKKREELFTEQRRKVDLKTFASWEDSPEKMMMDMMSDPNAVRKEDR
- the LOC100787409 gene encoding serine/threonine-protein kinase ATG1t isoform X2 produces the protein MANREENNEGHKFTVKYVGLNGMECEGKLPRRVVGVRNHCYLLKSKIGEGSFSAVWRAEQRPPTGVDVAVKQVFLSKLNPRLKACLDCEINFLSSVNHPNIIRLLHFFQDDGCVYLVLEFCAGGNLASYIQNHGRVQQQIARKFMQQLGSGLKVLHSHDIIHRDLKPENILLSSHGVEAVLKIADFGLSRTVCPGEYAETVCGSPLYMAPEVLQFQRYDDKADMWSVGAILFELLNGYPPFNGRNNVQVLRNIRSCTCLPFSQLILSGLDPDCLDICSRLLRLNPVERLSFDEFYWHSFLQRKLMGT
- the LOC100787409 gene encoding serine/threonine-protein kinase ATG1t isoform X1, translating into MANREENNEGHKFTVKYVGLNGMECEGKLPRRVVGVRNHCYLLKSKIGEGSFSAVWRAEQRPPTGVDVAVKQVFLSKLNPRLKACLDCEINFLSSVNHPNIIRLLHFFQDDGCVYLVLEFCAGGNLASYIQNHGRVQQQIARKFMQQLGSGLKVLHSHDIIHRDLKPEVSPLRANKKKGKLQPISHNGLPKLHEKPFSSLIENLLVVTIILRIETSSKILFALVLLLLNQNILLSSHGVEAVLKIADFGLSRTVCPGEYAETVCGSPLYMAPEVLQFQRYDDKADMWSVGAILFELLNGYPPFNGRNNVQVLRNIRSCTCLPFSQLILSGLDPDCLDICSRLLRLNPVERLSFDEFYWHSFLQRKLMGT